GCTGACTGGTTTGCATCAACTGCTGTCCTCTGTTGTTGTTAATCAAAGTCGATCCAGGGGATTCGTGGACGTCTGTAGTCACTCGATAATAACCAAAACGTAGAGGTGAAGAGTCAGCCTCGACGCGACTGCCATCCCGCTTGTTTACGTTTCGAGGTGAGACATTTATCTTCGAGTTAACCGTGTGGCCTTTTCAGCTAGCTGTTATGTGGATGCCTTTTTGTAGTTCTTTCTGACAAAGCTGCTTTTTCTCTGACGAACCATCAAGCAAACTGTAGGTTTTTAATTTACTAATGTTTTCACAGCTTTTGCGAGTTAAGGACACAATGCTAATCCGCAGTGATGTGTAACGTTGTTTACCTTGTTGTTGACATCCCATGAAGTGAGTcctacaaaacaaacatcagcagTGTGTGACTAAAGCTCATCACTATTTCTAATCTTAGCATTAAATCGTAATCCAAATGTCTTAACATTCGTTAAAGTTAgtgaaagaaaatacaacagTAGCCTTAAACATCAGGATTGAGCATCACATATAATTCAACATTAATGTCCTTAATCCCTTTAAATGTAACTTTCCAAAAGGCTGaatttgtcattttcatttaacaAAATGTATTGTACACATTTTCTAATTTGGTTGTTGTGGAAAAGCCAATTAATTTCCTTTtaatgggggaaaaaaggacCAGATGTGAACGTCTTAATCCATTACTTGATCACATTAATTAAAAAGACTGCTGTTAGTCAATATTCAACATGACCTCACACAACCAGATACATGAAGGGGTCATTCATGTTTTTCCCCAAATACTCTCCCTAAATACCATTTTCTCCTGTTGTATTTACAGTTGCAAGAAAAGGTATGTGAACCCTTAGGAGTTTACTAGTTGTCTGCTTAAATTTCCTGCATGGTTCACATCAGGCGATGCTTCTTGAGAGCAGCAAACTCAAAGCTGGAGTGTGTTTTTCACAGGGCAGGGCAGCTTTAAACCAACACCTCCAATCTCGTCTCATCGATTGGACTGCAGGTtggctgactcctgactccaatTAGCTCTGTGAGAAGTCATTAGCCTAAGGgctcacatactttttccaccctgcactgtgaaagTTTACATGTTGtggttcaacaaaaacatgaaaacacatgattgtttgtgtggtattagtttaaacagactgtgtttgtctattgttgtgacttagatgaagatcagaacacattttatgaccaatttaatcagaaagctaagaaattccaaagggttcacatactttttcctgcAGCTGTATTTGGTTGGGTTGTGCGGCGCCTTCCAAATACAACAGCGTGATGTGTCACGTGTTCTTACGAGGCtgtttcacttgtttgtttaaagttaTTTGCGTTAATATCTTTTGTTCCCTGGCAGCAGTCATCAACATGGGCCGGATCTTCTTGGACCACATTGGCGGGACTCGCCTCTTCTCCTGTGCCAACTGTGACACCATTCTGACAAACCGTGCAGAACTCATCTCGACACGCTTCACAGGAGCAACCGGCCGGGCTTTCCTTTTCAACAAGGTAGCCTAAACACATCACCACCTTCACCTGGATCAAACATAACGTTCCTGTTGCACTTGTTAGTTCAACAGATTAAACTTTGTTACAAAGTACTTGATGACAGAGGTATTGATGTTAAACACTGTGTAATCTGTTTGTAGACACTCCCTTATTTGATGATTTATCATAGTAAGCGCTACAAAGTAATGTCAAAAAGTATTtgtttaatgatgatgatgtactAGGATGTCTTTGGAAATGATATGgtacaaaatgtttaaagctAAAACGCAAACAAATGCTCAGATGCTCCTCAGTTGTGAAGATGAGTAACTTCTCACCTTTTAATGTCACTGAGAGAATcaatattttagttttattttatttgttagtttttgtaataacacaaacaataatTAAGTAACCACATCAGCCTGGTGTTTGAATAataattttcttttcaatttttttttaatgaaatgaatTCAAACAGTCTTCAAACCAAGACACTTGAATTTATTGATTATATCATCAGCTTGTACAATTTTCACGTTTTAAAGACAGTTTTAAAACTTGCAAAaatgaccttttaaaaaaatgactcagTACAAATCAGTACATTTTCCGGTGAGAGATATCTGTCTGCTGCCCTCCAGGTTGTGAATCTACAGCACAGCGAGGTGCAGGACAGAGTCATGCTGACGGGAAGACACATGGTGCGGGACGTCAGCTGCAAGAACTGCAACAGCAAAGTGGGCTGGATGTACGAGTTCGCCACGGAGGAGAGCCAGCGTTACAAAGAAGGCCGCGTCATCCTGGAGAGGGCGCTGGTGAGGGAGAGTGAAGGCTTCGAGCATGTTCCCTCCGACAACTCCTGAGTTCACATCTGTGGCCGTGGAAGAGCTCAACCTGTGCTCACTGCAGCTTGTCTCTTTGCAGGGGTGCATTGACAGTGTGCCATCTGTGAGGGTAGCTGCACCAAAATAAATCACAGGCTGTGTCTTTATGAGAAGTTTTCCATTATCCAACATCTAAGAATGATTTCTATGACGGGTAATAACATCATTGCTTCTCCACCCATTTAAAAACACCTGCAGTTGGAGTACCTGCCCTGCAAGCTGTGATAAATGTGAAACATGTTGGTGTGGTATCTGGCTGCCgtcagaggaggagggtttgctcctgctgctgtacaagaagctcagacagacagattgtTCTGCAGTGGTTAGAATAAATGTTTACAGCACTGGTGA
The Labrus bergylta chromosome 15, fLabBer1.1, whole genome shotgun sequence DNA segment above includes these coding regions:
- the LOC109979489 gene encoding protein yippee-like 5 yields the protein MGRIFLDHIGGTRLFSCANCDTILTNRAELISTRFTGATGRAFLFNKVVNLQHSEVQDRVMLTGRHMVRDVSCKNCNSKVGWMYEFATEESQRYKEGRVILERALVRESEGFEHVPSDNS